In Rutidosis leptorrhynchoides isolate AG116_Rl617_1_P2 chromosome 6, CSIRO_AGI_Rlap_v1, whole genome shotgun sequence, the DNA window CTGCTGTTGAGAGTGACCGAAGACAACAGGCTTGATAAGGACTGCAGCTCACCTAAAGTTTGACCCGAGGGGACCTGAGACCAACTCCAACTTGCACCACGATTCTCTGATGAAACTCTATCCTTTACTAATGCATACTTGTTTGTTTCGAGCCTGGAAAGTCTTGGATATAAATTGAAAAGCTTATCTCCCCCGATCCATACTTTGCCAAAACATGGTAGAATCACCATCACCAATAGCTTTGAGAAACGAGTTCCTAAAAGGAATCTGCAAATCATCTAGAATAGAACCTGTTGACATAATATTAAGCCAAGTTCCTAATGTTGAAGAGTGAGTAGACCCACTTTCCAACATTAAGCCACCATTTAAGACCATGAATGCTTCTAATAACTTTGACCCAAAGTGATTCGGTTTCGGATTTGAACCTCCACCACTACTTTCCCAATAACGTAAGGTTTTTACTTTTTAAAGACCCAATATTAAGCCCCCCGTTTTCATACGAATTAATGACATTTTCCCACTTTACCCAAGAAATTTTGGAACCCGAACCCGACCCACCCGCTCCAAATGAAAGATCTTCTTACACTCTCAAGTATTTTTAACACACAAGGCGGCGCGCGAAAGAGTGAGAAATAGTACAACGGGAGACTTGTGAGAACCGCTTTAATAAGGACTAATCTTCCTCCAAATGACAACGATCTCGTTTTCCACCCTGAAAGTCTAGCATTAAATTTATCAATGACCGGACCCCAATCTTTCACCTTTTTCATCTTTGACCCGATTGGAAGACCAAGGTAGGTGAACGGGAATTTTCCAACCTGACAACCCAAATAATCAATGACCGGACCCCAATCTTTCACCTTTTTCTTCTTTGACCCGATTGGAAGACCAAGGTAGGTGAACGGGAATTTTCCAACCTGACAACCCAAATAATTCGCAACAAGGTTAACTTCACTATGGTCGACACCTACGCCGTAGACGCAACTTTTTTGAAAATTCACTTTGAGGCCCGAAGCTAGCTCGAAACACTTTAGCAGATTCCTTAGATTTAGTGCATTTGATCTACTCCACTCTCCGAAGAATATAGTGTCGTCCACATATTGGAGGTGCGAAACTAACACTTTATCGGCCCCGACTTCTACACCTTTGAACAAGCCTTTGTCTAAAGCTGCTTTAACAAGTAAATTTAATCCTTCTGCTGCTAGGATAAAAAGAAAAGGAGATAGTGGATCGCATTGCCTCACGCCTCTTTCAAGTGAAAATTCTTTAGTAGGGGACCCATTAATAAGAATAGAAATGGAGGCAGAACTAAGGCATGCATGGATCCATTTTCTCCATTTACACCCAAACCCCATACACTTCATTACAGCAAACAGGAAAGACCAATTAAGGCTATAGAAGGCCTTTTCGAAGTCGACTTTGAAGACAATGCCTTTTTTTTCGAGAAATCTTAAGAAAGTCAATAGTTTCATTTGCAACGAGTGCTCCATCCAAAATGAACCGACCTTTTAAAAACGCACTTTGTTCCGGGCCCACTAGAGAAGGCAGAACCTTGCGAAGATGATTAGCTAGGATTTTGGC includes these proteins:
- the LOC139855306 gene encoding uncharacterized protein, with the translated sequence MKCMGFGCKWRKWIHACLSSASISILINGSPTKEFSLERGVRQCDPLSPFLFILAAEGLNLLVKAALDKGLFKGVEVGADKVLVSHLQYVDDTIFFGEWSRSNALNLRNLLKCFELASGLKVNFQKSCVYGVGVDHSEVNLVANYLGCQVGKFPFTYLGLPIGSKKKKVKDWGPVIDYLGCQVGKFPFTYLGLPIGSKMKKVKDWGPVIDKFNARLSGWKTRSLSFGGRLVLIKAVLTSLPLFLLGTRFSKLLVMVILPCFGKVWIGGDKLFNLYPRLSRLETNKYALVKDRVSSENRGASWSWSQVPSGQTLGELQSLSSLLSSVTLNSSTRDKWHWRLASNGIFTVKRLSNLIDDQLPVRVELDKRGVDLHSVRCPLCDDGLESVDHSFIFCKHAQDIWDRVYKWWGVGNFASFDLIDLLDNKGPHSMSSYGKKKLLSSKMGKHVFNLEESEQYGVPRKTLKYPGCTKRDSN